The Macaca mulatta isolate MMU2019108-1 chromosome 19, T2T-MMU8v2.0, whole genome shotgun sequence sequence GgtctggggttgggggagtgtTATGGGGGAAAAAACCCTCAAACTATGTTTTTCCTCTACTCTCACACTACCACCATAACAATCATCAACACAGAATtttgtgaccaaatgtgtggggcTTTTTCCCCACACACTGCACAGCAGACACAGGCTAGGTGTCCCCTCCAATTCCATTCCAACGCTAtccacacgcccagctaatttttgtatttttggtagagacagggtttcaccatggtgccccagagctcaagcaatccacccgcttcagccctccaaagtgctgggattacaggcgtgagccaccacacccgactttttaaagaaaataaggctgggtgcggtggcccacgcctgtaatcctggcactttgggaggccgaggcaggcagatcacctgagctcaagagtttgagaccagcctgggcaacatggcaaaccttgtttctaccaaaaaaaaaaaaaaaaaaaaaaaaattacaaaagttagccgggccgggcgcagtggctcaagcctgtaatcccagcactttgggaggccgagacgggcggatcacgaggtcaggagatcgagaccatcctgggtaacacagtgaaaccccgtctctactaaaaatacaaaaacttagccgggcgaggtggcaggcgcctgtagtcccagctactcgggaggctgaggcaggagaatggcgtgaacccgggaggcggagcttgcagtgagctgagatccggccactgcactccagcctgggtgacagagcgagactctgtctcaaaaaaaaaaaaaaaaaaaaaaaaagttagccggagTGGTGGCATATGCTTACAGTCCCAgttacctgagaggctgaggcaggaggatcacttgagcctggaaggtcaaggctgcagtgagccgtgaccttgccactgcacttaagcctggatAACccctcttacaaaaaaaaaaattgctggagctgctcacagaactcaaggaaatgcttatttagattttctggtttattattgcaaagaagaaagatgaagagATGTGTAAGGCAAGGTATaagggaaggggcagggagcTTCACGCCCTCCCTGGGGTGCCACCCTACAGGAACCCTCATGTGGTCAGCTATgtggaagctctccaaacccagtcctctagggtttttacagAGGCTTTAAGACAGcagcattggccgggcgcggtggctcaagcctgtaatcccagcactttgggaggccgaggcgggaggatcacaaggtcaggagatcgagaccacagtgaaaccccgtctctactaaaaatacaaaaaattagccgggcgcggtggcgggcgcctgtagtcccagctactcaggaggctgaggcaggagaatggcgggaacccgggaggcggagcttgcagtgagccgagatcgcgccactgcactccagcctgggcaacagcgtgagactccgtctcaaaaaaagacagcAGCATTAGGCATGGAATTCTCTGAAAATGTCTTAAGACCAACAATCAGGAAGGTGGGGAAGATTAGAGTCTTGCCCTGGGGCAGGaaatggagggaaggaggaggtcAGAGAGATTGTTTCTTGAGACCTGCCCCAGGCCTAAGGTACACAACATTATAacaagagaacacaaacaaaggCTATAGGAGTTAGCAGCCAGGAACTGTGGATAAAAAccaacatatttatatatataataccaCAGGGAGGGTCCAAAGTGGCAGTTAGGGACAGCGAGTACTTGTGAGCAGTGACACACCAACCCATCtgaaagtattttaatatttaaacaattgGTATGGCTGTACTAGTTTGTGACTATCAGCCTTAGTTCTGTATCCATTGGCAAGATAGTGTCTAGGTTTGCCAAGCTCTAGCTGTGTAGCACCAAGCGAAGAACTTAACTTCTCCAgcctgtttccttctctgtaagaAAGGGGCTTCCAGGCCTTAACTCACGTACTCCCCATAACTAGGTTGGAATTACCTCctttgtacagatgagaaaacagacacacaggtgGTAAGTGAATAGCCCAAGGTCACCATCTGGTAAGTGGATGAACTAGGATTGGAAGCCACACCTTTCATAAAATGATTTCTCAGCTCAAAAGGTTTTTCTGAAGATTCAGTAGGCTCACTGATAGAAATTGCTGGTGTGTGGCGGGTATTCCATCCAGACCACGTGGCCATTActactcccacccccacccctctgtAAACTCCAGATATTCCCGACCTCTCACCTCTCCCTGTGCACACAAGGCCTTTTCCCGTCTGTGCGTCTTAGTACACCCACTGTTGCTGTCAAGAaagtcctcctcctccttctttttttttttggagatggagtctcacttttttgcccaggctggagtacagtagcacgatctcactgcaacctcccccctgcctcagcctccctagtagctaggattacaggcagccatCACCacgccctgctttttttttttttttttttttttttgaggtggactctcactctgtcgcccgggctggaagGCGGTggcgcaagctccgcctcctggcttcaggccattctgctgcctcagccttccgagtagctgcggcggctattttttgtatttttagtatagacggggtttcaccgtgttagccaggatggtctcaatctcctgacctcatgatccgcccgcctcggcctcctaaagtactgggattacaggcgtgagccaccgtgcccagcctacttatttatattttttaagagacagggtctcgctcagttgcccaggctggactgcagtaggGTGGTCTGTAGGAAAGGGGCTTCCAGGTCTTAACTCATGTAATTCCCATAACCAGGTTGGAAggttagctcactgtaacctcaaactcctatgCTCATGGTACCCTACTCACCCATagcagaggagctgggactacacgtgtgcgccaccacgccaggcttaatttttactttttttttgtagagacgggggtctcgctatgttgcccaggctggtcttgaactcctggtctcaagtgatcctcctgcctcagcctcccaaagcgttagtatcacaggcataagccactgcaactggcctaaACAGTTATTTAATATAGCTATGTTCCATGTGATATTTGAAACATACTTTTCTAAAAGGTTGTATCTTTTGGATAtaattgtttatctgaaattcaaatttaactagacattgtatattttatatggcAACCATACACCTGGGGCAATCAAGACCGTCCCATGAAGTTACCAGAAGACAATGCCCATCAGCCTACACTTTTCCAAGCCCACATAACACAAGGCCCCTTCCTGAGTATTCCAGACGTCAGGTAGGGCCATCCCTTGGTTCACAAGCCCACTCCTACCACGCCTATGGCAGCCAAACTGAAAGGCAAACACAGTGCTGGAGACCCCACAATGCCCTGGGTCTGTAGCAGCCAATTCCCAAGATGCCCCGCGTGAACACAATAGGAACCCGTTCCAATGCTCGAGCAATGAGACGAGGGCAAAACCTTCCACTACGGGACAATAAGGGCCAGTTCCCACAATTCCTTGTGGCAGTTTTTCCCAGGATGCCTTGGGCCTATAGCGACCACCTTCCCGGACTCCCTGTGTGGAAGCGCTCCAAGCCTCCAAGACGGTCAGTGGCAGGTGTGGGATAAAAGGAACCGGTCTCGACGAGGATCTGGGACACTCTTTCCCAGGATGCACCAGGCCTACAACGACTAGCGGACCGACTCCCACAGCGCTTCAAGGCGGAGCGCTCGGTTCTCCCAGGATGCCCCAGGGCGGCACAGCCGCGTAGGGGGAGAAAAGGAAGCCCTCGGGTCACCATGGCCCCAGACCGCCGGCTCCCCGGCGACGGGAGTCGTCGTTCCCATCATGCAGCGGGGCCGTAGCGCCCGCTTCCCGGCATGCCCCGCGCACCCCTGCCCGGGACACTCACCGGCGCCGGCGGCCCCCGCTCCGGCTCTGCGGCGGCAGCTGCACGCCCAGCCTCTGCGCCTGCGTCGCAAGCAGGGTAGGAGAGCGCGCAGGGGGCGTGAAGAGCCTAGGGCGCTTGCGCGGTGAGACGGACTAGTCCTGTAGCTCTGTGTGAAGAGGGGCTATGAGCGTCGGGCCGTCGACGAGACCCGCGCGGGGGGCGCCGTGCTTTGCCCCTCGCTGCCTGGGTTTACTTGGTACAGTCCGCGGCCCGAAGGAACAACAAGCTGAAGGGTTCGCGCGTGCGTGTGGGGGGCAGGAACGCTACTTATAAAAATGAGATGCGCTGGGGGTGGAGGGCGCTAGTTCGGACTGGATCCTGGGCCCGAGGCCTGCTTATTTGCATAATCCTAGCGCGGGACAATGAAAGGCCTCCAGAACTGGAAGGAGTGATTTGCATATTCCCCGAGGAGGCCTTACTCCTGAGCGCAGTGATTAGCATATGGCGGGGCAACCTGAGCAAAGCGCATGCGCGCAGGGACTGCAGACTAACGCGAAGTGGGTAACCTTGCTTTCGTTGGGGATCAGTTTGCATCCTGAGAGGGGCACGAGGGTCAGGACCCCTCCCAGCCAggataaatgtttattgatcTCCTAGGTGTCAGACCCTATGCTGGCAGATTCTATGGTTTCTGCAGTGAACCATACTCCTGTACTCACGGCGCCCCAGTCGAGGAGATACACACCTAATTAGACAACTACTACCCAGAAGGTCAGACCTGGAGTGAGGAACACAGGGGACTATGGGAGCCTAAGAGGCGCCTGCCCCGGCCTATGGTTCTAGAAAGGCTTCCAGGAGGTGGTGATCCTTAAGCCAAGTACGAATAGGAGCCAGCTAGAATGGGAATGGATCTGGCAGAGTGAACAAGCGCCAAGGCCcagaggccaaaaaaaaaaaaaagcacatggtTTGATTGAGGAAGCAAGAGCAGCATAGTATGCCTAGAACCGAACTGGAGAGGGGAAATGGTCTTATAGACCATGTTAGAGTTGATCTATGACTACATTCCAGTCTTCCTGGAAGTGTCACATTCCGGCTTAAACTCCCCAAAGGAATCCCATTAGGAAAAAAAGTCCAAAAATCTTTATCATGGCCTCAGGGCTATACAGCTGGTCTGGCCGTGCTTATCTTTCTGACCCCACCtacttcctcctccctccactcCTGTCCAGCTCCACCTTATGCCAAACTCTCTTTGCCATCTCGGGCCTTTGCTCTTGCCGTTCCCTCCGCCTGAAAATGCTTTTCCCTCTGACCTTTGAATACCTGCTCTTGTGCTCACCATTCATATCTTGGTACAGATGTCAATTTGAGAGGCTTTTCCTGATCTCTCCATAATAGCGCTTACACATATGACTGGAGTTACGGATAAATTGGGATTGGCCATGAGTCCGTGGTGGTTGTAACTGGCATGAAGAGTacatggggctgggcgcggtggctcatgcccgtaatcccaacactttgggaggccgaggcgggtggatcacctgaggtcaggagcttgagaccagtctgggcaacatggtgaaacctgcctctattaaaagtacaaaaattagccagaggtgatggggggttgcctgtaatccctgctacttgggaggctgaggcatgaggatcacttgaaccctggaggcagagtcgagattgagccactgcactccagcctgggccacccagcgagactcatctcaaaaaaaaaaaaaaaagtctgggcgtggtggctcacgcctgtaatcccagcacttcgggaggctggggcgggcgggtcacgaggtcaggagattgagaccatcctggctaacaaggtgaaaacccatctctattaaacatacaaaaaaaaaaaaaaattagtcgggtatggtggtggcaggcgcctgtcgtcccagctatttgggaggctgaggcaggagaatggcgtgaacgcgggaggcagagcttgcagtgagccgagatctcgccactgcactccagcctgggcgacagagtgagacttcatctcacacaaaaaaaaaagtacatgggACTTTATTGCCCCATCTACTCCTGTGGGTTTGAAGTTTTCCATAATGACAATGGCATACCACATTACCATACTCTGCATGTATATTAATAGTTCCTATCACAATCTGAACTTTCTTTGCTTCCTTGTTTTAAGTGTTTTCCTCATGAAAGCTTCATGAGGGTAAGAATGCACTCGCCCTTTTTCACTTTGGGTTCTCAGTGCTTAGAGCAGGATCAGATTTCAGATTAGTGCAGAGCTGTCTTTAACACCTAACATTTGCCTGTTTTATTCACCATGGACTCCAGAACTTTGAGCAGCACCTGGCACGTCGTAagaggttattttttaaagttagaataATACATCTAAAAGgtacatgaatgaatgagaggCCTGGGATGCCAGACTAAAGAGCTTTGACTTGGTCTAGAGGTGATAGGGAGCTAGGCAAAGGTTTTGAGAGCTTAACTTTAATTCAAAGTTCCCTTGGAGACAAATGTCTGGGGTATGGGGAAGCCAGGGTAAGGGTCCGGGCCATGGAATGGGGTAGCTCAGTtgctatcaaaaagacaagactCCATGACTATTTGGCTGAAGAAGTGGCCAAACCCAGGTTTCTTGGGAGGTCGAGATACCCTCAATGAGGTCAGGACCTTCTCCTGGCCTATACTGTCCACCAGCAACCATCacactcccccctcccctctcccttagTTCTTCTCCCAATGGTACAACCCTTGACAGCAGGACAGACACACGGCCACCCCAAACACTTGTTCTCTCCTCAGTTTAATGGTGGTTAGTGAGATTGCCAAAccccctccccattcccctccctgccccatacaaaatgtgtgtgtggttttttgtttttttgttttttgtttttttaacaagaaaaaggGGGCAAAAGCCAGGAATGGGGAGAGGGGGGTGCAATCTGATATTTTTCATACagacttttgattttttaatatattatatataaaaccataAAGACCACGAATCCTCCCCAAACTCCTTTCCCCCTCCCCGGGGGGCCTGGAGGAGAGATGGGGAAGGCCCCCCCAGGAGTGGGTGGACAGAGAGACAAATATGGATGGGACAGACGTTGGGGAGAAGGTAGAGAGAAGGGGAGCCCAGGAACCTGGGGAAGGGGGATTGGAGAAAAGGGTTGGGGCTGTCTCCCTCACTGCCCCCATCAAAGTTATgacacaaagacacagaatcCCTATTTCCACGCCCTCCCCCCACCCATCCCCCCACCGTGCAAACATGGCTTTGCAAAGAGGTGCCCAGAGCTCTGTGGAACTCTTACAATGGCTGGCATGGGGTCTAGGACCCCCAAAGAAATCTGTGTTCCCCTTCCCTAcccaccccacccttcccagAAACTGACCCCCTCCCCACAAGACCTGGTTTTGTAGCCTAGGGGCCCTGGCCTTCCCCCAGTTATCTTCCCCCAACCCAATCCCTGCTGCCCTCCCTGGACTTGGGGGATCTGGACCTTTGGCCCCTGCCCTCTGGGGGACCCAGACCTCTGGGCCCTCACTTCTGGCCCTTGCAGAGACCAGGCATCCAACACCCCCATCCCTGCCCAAGCGTCTGAGGTGTTAGTGGTGGGGGGAGAAGCCCACCATCCCAGACTCTGGTAAATGTCTTTGCTGGTTCCTTGCAGCTGGCAGTGGGGGGGACCCCAGCCCAGGCCTAGGCCTGGGGTGGGGATAGGGTCAGATGAAGAATTCCTCTTTCCTCTTGTGTCCGTCGCTGCCGTTGAGGAAGGCTTCTCTTGCTTCTCCCTGTTCATCCAAGCCACTGGCTTCGTGGGTCAGATAGGAACCTGAGGGGGTGACAGACCCCCAGGGCAGGGAGGACATATTTGTGGACCCAGGAGTTGGACAGAAATATAGGGGAAGAGGGAGACAGACAAGGCAGATGCCAGacgaaggaagagggagaaaccGAACCGAATAcacagggagaggcagagaaagaggtaACAACAGAATTAGGAAGACTCCAAAAGCTCACCAAAAGTGCCACCCTTATCCCTTCTCTTGGAGGTATTTCCTTGCTCTGCTCCCAGCGAATTCAgcaattaggaaaataaattgcTTTATTCAAATccatgctcttttttttccccctacttttttgtatttttagtagaaaaggggcttcgccatggtgcccaggctggtctcgaactcctggtctctcAAGTGCtttacccaccttggcctcccaaagtgctgggattacaagcgtgagccaccgcgcccacccaCAAATCTATGCTTTTaattcagcttctttttttttttttttttttttgagacggagtctggctctgtcgtccaggctggagtacaggggccggatctcagctcactgcaagctccgcctcccgggtttacgccattctcctgcctcagcctcccgagtagctgggactacaggcgcccgccacctcgcccggctagtttttgtattttttagtagagacggggtttcaccgtgttagccaggatggtctcgatctcctgacctcgtgattcgcccgtctcggcctcccaaagtgctgggattacaggcttgagccaccgcgcccggcctaattcaGCTTCTAAATTCTACCCCTTTTCGGAGTATTGTGCCGAAAGCCCCTCTCCCTTTGTCATCTTGGCCCCAGGTGCAGGGGGATTTGGAATCCAGCGCCTAGGCTCCGCCCTCTCGTTACCCTGGCCCTAGGCCCCGCCTCTTTCCGAGCCCCACAACCAACCAACCGCAGAGTCCAGGCCCCGCCCCACTCACCCTTCTGCCGTACCGAGCACCAGACCATGCCCACTAGCACACATATGATCAGAAACACCAGCAGCGCCAGGATGCCGCCCACAATGGCATAGGGAACCGACGTCTGAGCCTCTACCACCGCACCAGGGTCTGCCAGAGGGACAGGGCACAGGGCAAGGTAATCAGAGGACGGTCCCAGTCTGGCCCCATCGCTGCCAAACTTTTAAGCCATTCTGCACACGTCTAACCGCGCCCTTTTATGCGCCACACCCCTCAAAAATTACTGCCACCTTGTAGTCTCTTTACAGATGCTTGTTGGTTTGTACACTGCCCTACCCCTCCCCTGAGTCATgttgcattttccttttctttttcttgttttcttttgcagagacgggggtctcgctatgtggcccagactggtcttaaactcctgggctcaagcgatcctccggcctaggcctcccaaagtactgggattagaggcgtgagcgaTCGCACCCGGCCATCCCTTTTCTTTTGACTCAAGTTTCTTCCTCCACTAAGAAACAGGTCCAAGTCCCTTCCCACCTTGTCTAAAACGCTCCAAGTATTTAAAGTGCTGGGTTTCCAACTACTTCCAAATTTTCTGCCCCACCATCATAGAGCTAAACACAGAACAGCTGTGTGCTAGAGCCCATTCCAACCACTTTACATATTTAGCTCAcataatcttcacaacaaccttgtTATATAGGTGCTATTGTTTATTTCCACTTTCCTGATGGGTTAACTGAGGCGCAGACAGGTTCGGTTATCTGCAATAGAATGCAGCCAACCCGAATTTGAGCCCCGCGGGCCAGTCTGGTCCCAAAACGACAAGAACTCTGTTGGCTGCCGAACCCCTGAGTTATGTGGCCTCTTTGCCCAAGCCCAGCCCCCGCCACCTggcgccccgcccccgccctgaGCCCTGCCCGCAGCCCTGCCCTCACCGTAGACCACGAGTACGTAGAGCGCCCTCGCATGGCCGTGCTTATTGGACGCCTCACAAGTGTAGGTGCCGTTATCCGCGGATACCAGGCCGGGAAGCGTGAGCGTCTCTCCCACGGCCTCCGCCCTCTCCGGCAAAGACTCATTCCCGCGGTTCCAGCGGATCTGGTTTGGCCTGGGTGGGGATAAAGTATAGTGAAAGTTAGGAACCCAGGTGCCAGCACCCAATTCTGACTTGTCAAGAATATAGACATGCAACTGTCATCCCGCAGGGACCTCCAAATAAGAGGCTTCCTGCTATCTCTTTACTTTATGGAAAACCAACAGTCCTGGGCCTACTTCCACCCATCACCGAGGTCTCAGGAATTCTAGCCCAGGCTgatcatggtggctcatgcctgtaatcccagcactttaggaggctgagatgggaggattgcttagggccagcagttccagaccagtctgggcaacatagagagaccccgtcactacaattaataataataatagtaacaataataataataataattagccctCCCACGCCATTCCATCCTCAGCAACCAGGAGTCCGAGGCTGCACAGCTTCAGTACTGGGGAGTCCGAGCCTCCAGATTCCTCCTCCCTCAGGATCCAGGAGTACAGGTCCCCAGCTCTCTCCTCCTTaggacccaggagttcaagtccctGGTCCCTGTTCTTCCAGGTCCCCAGCGCTCACCTGGGGTTTCCCGTGACAGCACACGTCAACACCAGCGTGTCTCCCTCCCTCACCACAGCTTGGGAGGCATGAATCCGGGCCGTGGGGGAGTCTGCCAGGCAAAAGTAAGAAGGGAGAATAGTTTCCAAGCCATCACGCGGGACAAGGGGGACCCTCCCGGGTTGCGGGTGGCTGGCGTTGGGATCCCTTGGGTCCTGGCCCGCGGGGCACTTACACTGCACATCCAGCACGTACTGCGTCTGCTTGCTGTGTCCGGAGGGCAGCGCCTGGTTCTGCGCCTCGCAGATGATGATACCACCGTCGTCCTTACGGTCCACACGAAACCGCACTGTGCTTGCCACACTCCAGACCTTGCCATTTTCCTGGCTGCTGCTCACTCCTGCCACACCCCGGCCAGACACTGTCAGGCTGCGATTTCGGcttcatccacccacccaagCCAACCCAAAGCAGGCTATTTGCCAAGCTCCACCCCTTACCCACAGGCCCCGCCTCTTGTCCTCCAAGCTACGCCCCTCCCCTAACCAAGGCCACGTGCCTCCTCCCAAAGCTCTTCCCTCTTTCACCCTCATGCTTTCTCATCTATCAATCCATTTAATTgctatatatataaacataaatctatatatatacttagagatggggtctcacaatgctggccaggttgaactcctgacctcaagcaatcctcccatctcagcctcccaaagtgctaggactccaggcgtgagccactgcgcttgacATCGACCGCTACATACTGAATGTCCAGTGTCTGTGAAAACCTGTGGCTCCTCTCCACATATAACCACATATAACCTCTCCTaagtcccacctcctccccacccctcatcAGCACTTGGCCCAGGTTACCTTTCAGCTCCTTGCGGTCGCGGTACCAACGCAAGGTGGCGGCCGGACGGGACCGCGGAACTAGGCAGCTGAGCTCCACCTCGCCGCCCTCTACCGCCTGCTCCCGGACCTCCACCACGGGATTCTCTGGGGCCACTGCCGCAGGAAGAAGGGAAGTAAGGGGTTAAAAAAGGCACGAACGTGGGTTCAAAGCAATCAAGCTGCCGTTTCCCAGTGACCAGAGGGAACCAGGGTCCCAGGTGGCAGGGGTCAAAGGGGAGAGGTCAGGAGCCAGATGCCCATCCCGGATGTTAAAAATAGTCATGGTCTGAAAGTCtcaggagaagagagaagcagagaagaaaggaggagaggatGCACCCGACAAGGGGGAGGGCGTTACCTAGTACCGTGAGCGTGGCAATCTGGTGGTGGGTGTCTTCTGTGTAGAGCTGGCAGAAATAGCCCCCCTCATCCTCCAGGCGGGCATCTGAGAGCCGGATCCGCACCCGGCGTGGGGAGAACTCCTCAAGCTGGAAACGCTCATCCTTCAAGGCTagagagagtgagggggaagGTGTGAATTTCGGGAGTCCTGGCCTCACAAGTCCCACCCATCCAACAAGAGCTTAGAGTCCAGCCCTCTGCCTCATTTCTCCATCCATACCTATGAGTCTGAGGTGTCCAACTATTTACTCCCTTGAGAACCCAGCATTAGTCAAGTCCTCCTGCCTGCAGGACCAgcagtccaggcccccagcccttTCTTCTCCGAGACCCAGGAGACCAAACTCTCGGGTGTGTCCTCTTTCAGGACATGGGAGTCTGGGCCCCAGTCCTCTCTTCCTTTAAGACTCAGGAGTCTGGTCCCCAGCACTCACCACGGGTGCCATTGAAGAAGAGCGTCTGCCGGGCTGGGTTCTGGATGACAACTATGGACCCATCATACTGGTGCAGACGGCAGGTGATCTCAGCCACCCCACCCTCAGCCACTGTCACGTTCTCTGTCTGTACTTCCTGTCCTGCCCCTGGACGATTAGACAAAAAGACAGGATAGCAGACTCACTGAAAGCtgcatttcaattttttctttctccctcttccccatcCAAACCTCCAATTCCTCTCTTTCCCCTCATTCATTTCATTGTACTGAACATTTCCTGCAGGCTAGAGTCCAGGACAGGGAGGAAATCTGCTCCCTACTCTAAAAGAGCTGCAGTCAAGATTTagtaaaaggccgggcgcggtggctcacgcctgtaatcccagcactttgggaggccgaggcgggcggatcacaaggtcaggagatcgagaccacggtgaaaccccgtctctactaaaactacaaaaaattagccgggcgcggtggcaggtgcctgtagtcccagctacttgggaggctgaggcaggagaatggcaggaacccgggaggcagagcttgcagtgagccgagatcgcaccactgcactccagccagggggacagagcgagactccgtctcaaaaaaaaaaaaaaaaaaaaaaaaagatttagtaaAATATGCTCTAATGAGGGCAGCACAGGGCACATTAGGA is a genomic window containing:
- the CADM4 gene encoding cell adhesion molecule 4 isoform X1, whose protein sequence is MGRARRFQWPLLLLWAAAAGPGAGQEVQTENVTVAEGGVAEITCRLHQYDGSIVVIQNPARQTLFFNGTRALKDERFQLEEFSPRRVRIRLSDARLEDEGGYFCQLYTEDTHHQIATLTVLVAPENPVVEVREQAVEGGEVELSCLVPRSRPAATLRWYRDRKELKGVSSSQENGKVWSVASTVRFRVDRKDDGGIIICEAQNQALPSGHSKQTQYVLDVQYSPTARIHASQAVVREGDTLVLTCAVTGNPRPNQIRWNRGNESLPERAEAVGETLTLPGLVSADNGTYTCEASNKHGHARALYVLVVYDPGAVVEAQTSVPYAIVGGILALLVFLIICVLVGMVWCSVRQKGSYLTHEASGLDEQGEAREAFLNGSDGHKRKEEFFI
- the CADM4 gene encoding cell adhesion molecule 4 isoform X2; this encodes MGRARRFQWPLLLLWAAAAGPALKDERFQLEEFSPRRVRIRLSDARLEDEGGYFCQLYTEDTHHQIATLTVLVAPENPVVEVREQAVEGGEVELSCLVPRSRPAATLRWYRDRKELKGVSSSQENGKVWSVASTVRFRVDRKDDGGIIICEAQNQALPSGHSKQTQYVLDVQYSPTARIHASQAVVREGDTLVLTCAVTGNPRPNQIRWNRGNESLPERAEAVGETLTLPGLVSADNGTYTCEASNKHGHARALYVLVVYDPGAVVEAQTSVPYAIVGGILALLVFLIICVLVGMVWCSVRQKGSYLTHEASGLDEQGEAREAFLNGSDGHKRKEEFFI